The DNA window AAAGAAGAAAAACTAATTGATTCAAATTTTAATAATGTCAGTAATCTACTGCAGGTAAACTTTAAAGAAGAAGGTATTCATCGTTTATCGGTTACTGATATAAAAGGCAGAATAATAAAGAAAATAGAAACTTCAGATCTTGTCTCTGAAATTGATTGCTCCGGTTGGCCGAAAGGTTTCTATCTGGTTTCTGCAAACAGTGGGAAAAGCTTGTTTACCCAGAAATTTCTAAAATATTAAAGCATGACATTATGAAAAGAATATTAGTGTTTTCTATTTGCCTGTTTTTTATCTCTTCAGTTGGTTGTACTGAAGCGAAAAACCTGAAAGGCGGGCAAATAGAAAAAAAGGTAGAAGATTTGTTATTAAAAATGACACTTGAGGAAAAGGTTGGGCAGATGAATCAAATAAGTTCATCCGTTAATCTTGAAGAAATGAGCCGAGCAATAAAGAAAGGAGAGGTTGGCTCAATATTAAATGAAATAGATCCGATTCGTGTGAATGCATTGCAACGGTTGGCTGTAGAGGAATCGAGATTGGGTATTCCTTTACTGATAGCCCGCGATGTGATTCATGGTTTTAAGACTATTTTTCCTATTCCACTTGGGCAGGCAGCTTCTTTTAATCCTAAGATAGTGGAAGATGGTGCACGGGTAGCCGCTAAAGAAGCTTCATCAGTGGGTATCCGATGGACATTTGCTCCAATGATTGATATTTCACGTGATGCACGATGGGGAAGAATTGCTGAAAGTTGTGGAGAAGACACTTATCTTACTTCTGTAATGGGTGCTGCCATGGTTAAAGGCTTTCAGGGAAATTCCTTAAATGATCCGACTTCCATTCTTGCATGTGCAAAACACTTTGTAGGTTATGGAGCTGTTGAAGGTGGACGAGATTACAACTCGACACATCTTACAGAACGTCAGCTCAGGAATGATTATTTACCTCCTTTCGAGGCTGCTACAAAGCAAGGTGCTGCTACATTTATGAGTTCATTTAACGATAATGATGGTGTTCCTTCTTCTGCCAATCCATTTATACTAAAAACTGTTTTACGAAATGAATGGGGTTTTGATGGGTTTGTTGTTTCTGACTGGGCTTCCATCAAGGAAATGGTTAGTCATGGATTTTGTGCCGATGATAAAGAGGCTGCAATGAAAGCTGCAAATGCCGGTGTTGATATGGAAATGGTGAGCTATACATATATGAACCACTTGAAAGAACTGATTAAAGAGAATAAAGTGACAGAAAATACAATTGATGATGCTGTTCGTAATATTCTCCGCATAAAATTTCGTTTGGGATTGTTTGATAATCCTTATATTAACGAGAAAGCTCCTTCTGTAATGTATTCTTCAGAGAATCTGGCTGCAGCAAAAGCGGCTGCTACTCAGTCGGCAATATTACTGAAAAATGATAATAATACATTGCCAATTAATTCATCTGTAAAAACAATAGCTGTTGTTGGCCCTATGGCTGATGCTCCTTACGAACAGATGGGAACATGGGCTTTTGATGGAGAAAAGGCAAAAACGCAGACTCCGCTTATGGCTTTGAAACAATTTTATGGAGACAAAGTGCAGATTATTTATGAACCTGCTTTAGCATATACTCGTGATAAGAATACAGAAAATATTTCAAAGGCAGTCAATGCTGCTAAAAAAGCCGATATAGTACTGGCCTTTGTTGGCGAAGAAGCTATACTTTCCGGTGAGGCTCACTGTTTGGCCGATCTTCACCTTCTGGGTGCTCAGAGTGCTTTGATTAAAGCTTTGGCTGAAACAGGCAAACCATTGGTTACTGTTGTTATGGCTGGAAGACCTCTTACAATTGGAAAAGAGGTTGAAATGTCTAACTCTGTTCTTTATTCTTTTCACCCGGGAACAATGGGTGGACCGGCTATTGCTGATCTTCTTTTCGGTAAATCTGTTCCTAGTGGAAAAACTCCTGTAACTTTCCCTAAGGAAGTGGGACAAATACCGCTGTATTACAATCACAACAATACGGGCCGTCCTGCTACAAAAAAAGAAAC is part of the uncultured Bacteroides sp. genome and encodes:
- the bglX gene encoding beta-glucosidase BglX — encoded protein: MKRILVFSICLFFISSVGCTEAKNLKGGQIEKKVEDLLLKMTLEEKVGQMNQISSSVNLEEMSRAIKKGEVGSILNEIDPIRVNALQRLAVEESRLGIPLLIARDVIHGFKTIFPIPLGQAASFNPKIVEDGARVAAKEASSVGIRWTFAPMIDISRDARWGRIAESCGEDTYLTSVMGAAMVKGFQGNSLNDPTSILACAKHFVGYGAVEGGRDYNSTHLTERQLRNDYLPPFEAATKQGAATFMSSFNDNDGVPSSANPFILKTVLRNEWGFDGFVVSDWASIKEMVSHGFCADDKEAAMKAANAGVDMEMVSYTYMNHLKELIKENKVTENTIDDAVRNILRIKFRLGLFDNPYINEKAPSVMYSSENLAAAKAAATQSAILLKNDNNTLPINSSVKTIAVVGPMADAPYEQMGTWAFDGEKAKTQTPLMALKQFYGDKVQIIYEPALAYTRDKNTENISKAVNAAKKADIVLAFVGEEAILSGEAHCLADLHLLGAQSALIKALAETGKPLVTVVMAGRPLTIGKEVEMSNSVLYSFHPGTMGGPAIADLLFGKSVPSGKTPVTFPKEVGQIPLYYNHNNTGRPATKKETLLDNIEVGAGQTSLGCTSFYMDAGFDPLFPFGYGLSYTTFQYNNLKLSATEFTPKGQIEVTFDLKNTGKYEGTEVAQLYARDKVGSVTRPVKELKRFTRVTLKPGETKNISFTLPVEELAFWNIDMKKVVEPGDFTLWVGTNSQEGISADFKVVE